From Streptomyces sp. SAI-135:
GGAGCTCCCCGGCGGACACGGTCACGTCGAGGGTGACGTCGAGCCCGTTCTCGTACGGCTTGGCGAGGCGGACCGCCCGGATCGCCAGTACCTCGAAGGACGGCGGGCGCCCGAAGACGGCGAGCGCGGTGCCGGTGCCCTGGAGCCGTACCGCGGCCGAGCGGTCGTAGTGGAGCAGCCGGGAGAGGAAGGCGGCGAGGTCCGCTGCCTCCCCCTCGTCGGCGAGGTGGAGCACCGTCATGCGGCGACGGCCTCCTCCTCGTCGTCGTCCCGGTACTCCTCGAGGAACTCGCGTTCCTCCGCGGTGATCCGGCGCGGCCGCTGGGCCGCGAAGTCGAACGGCACTATCACCGTCGACGCGCGGACGTAGACGTCGTCGCCGTCCTTCACCTCGTAGGCGATGGTGAAGGACGCCGCCCGGATCTCGGTGACCCACAGCTCGATGTCCACGGGCGCGTGCCGGTGGACGAGCTGCCGCTTGTAGTCGATCTCATGGCGTGCCACCACGGACCCCTGCTGGAAGTCCTTCTCCGGGCGGAACAGGAAGTCGATACGGGCTTCCTCCAGGTAGCGGAGGAAGACCACGTTGTTGACGTGGCCGTACGCGTCCATGTCCGCCCAGCGCAGCGGGCAGCGGTAGATGTGCCGCAAGATCAGCCCCGGGTCAGCTTCTTGTAGGTGGCGCGGTGCGGACGAGCCGCGTCCGGGCCGAGCCGCTCGATCTTGTTCTTCTCGTACGACTCGAAGTTGCCCTCGAACCAGAACCACTTGGAGTCGCCCTCGTAGGCGAGGATGTGGGTGGCGACCCGGTCCAGGAACCAGCGGTCGTGGGAGACGACCACGGCCGCGCCCGGGAACTCCAGGAGCGCGTTCTCCAGCGAGCCGAGGGTCTCGACGTCGAGGTCGTTGGTGGGCTCGTCGAGGAGCAGGAGGTTGCCGCCCTGCTTGAGGGTGAGCGCGAGGTTGAGGCGGTTGCGCTCACCGCCGGACAGGACACCGGCCGGCTTCTGCTGGTCCGGGCCCTTGAAACCGAAGGCCGAGACGTACGCCCGGCTCGGCATCTCGACCTGGCCGACGTTGATGTAGTCGAGCTCGTCGGAGACGACCGCCCACAGCGTCTTCTTCGGGTCGATGTTCGCGCGGCTCTGGTCGACGTAGGAGATCTTGACGGTCTCGCCGACCTTGATGGTGCCGGAGTCCGGCTCCTCCAGGCCCTGGATCATCTTGAAGAGGGTGGTCTTGCCGGCGCCGTTGGGGCCGATGACACCGACGATGCCGTTGCGCGGCAGCGTGAAGCTCAGGTCGTCGATCAGGACCTTGTCGCCGAAGCCCTTGCTGAGGTTGCTGACCTCGACGACGACACTGCCGAGCCGCGGGCCCGGCGGGATCTGGATCTCCTCGAAGTCCAGCTTCCGCATCTTGTCGGCCTCGGCGGCCATCTCCTCGTAGCGCGCGAGACGGGCCTTGGACTTGGCCTGCCGCCCCTTGGCGTTGGAGCGGACCCACTCCAGCTCTTCCTTGAGCCGCTTGGCGCGCTTGGCGTCCTTGGCACCCTCGACCTTGAGACGGGTCTGCTTGGTCTCCAGGTACTTGGAGTAGTTGCCCTCGTAGCCGTGCAGGCGGCCGCGGTCGACCTCGCAGATCCAGCCGGCGACGTTGTCCAGGAAGTACCGGTCGTGGGTGACGGCCACGATGGTGCCCTCGTACTTGGCGAGGTGCTGCTCCAGCCAGTTCACCGACTCGGCGTCGAGGTGGTTGGTGGGCTCGTCGAGCAGCAGCAGGTCGGGGGCCTCCAGCAGCAGCTTGCACAGGGCCACGCGCCGCTTCTCACCACCGGAGAGGTTGGTGACGGGCCAGTCGCCGGGCGGGCAGCCGAGCGCGTCCATGGCCTGCTCGAGCTGGGCGTCGAGGTCCCACGCGTTGGCGTGGTCGAGCTCCTCCTGCAGCTTGCCCATCTCGTCGAGCAGCGCGTCGGAGTAGTCGGTCGCCATCAGCTCGGCGATCTCGTTGAACCGGTCGAGCTTGCCCTTGACCTCGGAGACGCCCTCCTGGACGTTCTCCAGGACGGTCTTCTCCTCGTTCAGCGGGGGCTCCTGCAGGAGGATCCCCACGGTGTAACCCGGAGACAGGAAGGCATCGCCGTTCGACGGCTGCTCCAGCCCCGCCATGATCTTCAGAATGGTCGACTTACCGGCACCGTTCGGGCCGACCACACCGATCTTCGCGCCAGGCAGGAAGTTCAGCGAGACGTCGTCAAGGATGACCTTGTCGCCGATTGCCTTGCGCGTCTTGCGCATGGTGTAGATGTACTCAGCCAAGAGAAACCGTCCGGCAGCTTGAAATCTGGCAGTGGGCAGATACACCCCATCTTGCCTGACCGCCACCCCTGGGGGGAAACGCGTATGGTCCGGGCCCGCTGACCTGGCGCTTCACTGCTGCCTGCATGAACCTCAACCGACGACCGCCTCGGCCACGGTGCTTGCCGTCGACGGGAGCACGTCGCGGGTGTCCGTTGCGGCCGTAGGTCCGAAACGAAGACGTGGCCGCGTCAATGTTGGTGACGTATTCTTCTATGTACATAACCAACATCGAGGGGGGTGCCGCATGTCTGTGACCCAGATCGACATCGATGACGACGCTTTGGAGCGCGCCATGGCTCTGGCCAGAGTCAGGACCAAGAAGGAGGCGGTCAACCTCGCTCTGCGCTTCTACGCCGAGCAGCAGGAGCGTGCGGCGCGCATCAGCCGTCATTTCGAGCGTGCGCGTGAGTGGGGTGCCGTCGAGGACGCCGAGCGCCTGCACCAGGCGGAGAAGAACAGCCGGTGATCTACCTGCTCGACACGTCCGGCCTGGTCCGGCTGCTCCGCGATGCACAACTGCAATCGGCCTGGTACGACGCGATCGACGCCGGAGCCATCGCATCCTGCTATGTGCAGCGCACCGAGTTCCTGCACAGCGCCCGGACCGGACGCGAGTACGACGAGATCGTGGAGATGTTCACCGATCTCTACCCGGACGTGTCGGTGCCGAAGAATGCGGGACGCTGGATCGGCGGGGTGCAACACCGTATGGCCCAGGCCGGCGAGCACCGCAGCGCCTCGGCGGTGGACCTCGTGATCGCTGCCACCGCGGCTCACCACGGCTTGGCCGTCCTCCACGACGACGCCGACTACCGTGCCATCGCTCGGCACGCGTCGAACCTGACCGAACACAACGTCCACGACGTCTCCTGAGGCTCCCGTGATCGGCGCAGGTGCGTTGTGGATGCCGTCGGATCAGGAAGCAGCCCTCGATTGCGTCGCGGACGCTGGTGATCTCGAGCTCTGTGGCTGGTCGGGCCCATCGGTCGGGCTGCACCGGCCGGCCTTCTTCCCGAACACCGCCGTCAGCGGCGATGATCACGCCAGGACAGATCACTTGCTGGTGTGGCAACCGGCCGGGCGGTCAAAGACGGACCCCGTGCACTGTCCGCTCCTTTTCTGTTCATGCGCTGCGCTACGCGCCTGCTCAGAGAGTGCAAGGGCATCCGGGTGACCGTCATCGGCGGTCGGGCAAGGGTGCTGCAAGGCGCGTGCAAGGAAAGCGCCGTGTGCGCCGGGCACCCCCCAGCCGTCCGTTGTACGCAGCGACGAGCGATGGGGGATCGCGTGTCCGTAGGAACGACGAGATCAGCACTGATCGAGCAGGGGCACTGGCTGACCGTACGGGACTGCAAACGGGTCCTGGTCGTCGTGCACACCGTGACCTTCGCCCAGCGACTGCGCGAGGTCTTCGAACTCCTGGAGACCGACCTGCGCGTCCAGTTGGTCTTCACGGTCGCACCGCACGCCTTCGGCAACGGCACCACCGAGTACCTGCGGAGCCTGGGCATCGGCACGGTGCCCTGGGAGGAGGCCCGGCGCGCCGAGTTCGACCTCGCTCTCGCCGCGGGCTCCCGCGGGGTGCACGAACTGCGGGCTCCGGTCGTACGCGTCTCGCACGGTGCCGGTCAGATCAAACTGCTCACCGACGTCACCGCGCTGGCGCCGGGAGAGCCGAGACCGCCCGGGATGCTGAGCCGCCGGCACCTGCTGCACGAGGGGCGGCTGGTCCCGGCCGCGATCGTCTACGCCCACGACCGGGACCTGGAGGAACTGTCCCGGACCTGCCCGGAGGCACTCGCGGTGGCCCACGTGGCGGGTGATCCGTGCGTCGACCGGATCCTGGCCGGCCTGCCCGGCCGCGATGCCTACCGCCGGGCACTGGGGATCGAGGACGGGCAACGACTCGTCGTCGTCACGTCCACCTGGGGGCCCGCCTCGACGTTCGGTCGGCTCGACTCCCTGCTGCCGCAGCTACTGAGCCAGTTGCCGGACGACGGCTACCGCGTCGCGATGCTCGTCCATCCCAACGTGTTCGCCGGCCACGGCACCCGGCAGGTGCACCGCTGGCTGTCCTGCTCCCGGGGCCGGGGGCTCGCCGTGGTGCCGCCCGAGGCGGACTGGCAGGCGCCGCTGATCGCGGCCGACTGGATCATCGGCGACCACGGATCCCTGACCGCGTACGGCACGCTCACGGAAGCGACCCTGCTGCTGAGCGCCGGCCCCCGGCGCGAGGTGTCGGCGTCCTCCCCGGCGGCCCTGCTCTCGGCCGTGGCACCCGTCGTCGCACCGGGATACCCGCTCGCGGAGCAGCTCGACTACGCGGCACAGCTGCACCGGCCGGGGCAGTACGACCATGTCGCGGCCTCGCTGTCGTCGGCGCCGGGGCAGTTCCACCGTCGGATGCGCTCGGTCCTCTACCGCCTGCTCGGACTCGGAGAACCCGCCCGTCCGCCTCTCCTCACACCGCCCCCGCCGCCCCCCGAGCTGAGCCGGTGGGAGCTCTCCGCCGGCAGCGGTGCGGCATGACGAGCGCCCGGCCACCGGCCCCGGACGCGGGCACGGACGCGGCATGGTCCACGGTGTGCTTCCAGCCCGCACACCCAGGCGGGCGCCTTCACCCAGGCGGCTCGCACGATCGGTGGTCCCTCGCGGTCTGGCGCTCGGACACGGCCCACGGGCCGGTGCTCGTACGGTCCGATCCGCTGCCCCGGTCCGCCCGGGGCCCCGGGCATCCGTACCCCCCGCGCTGCCCGCACCCGCCCGGCGGCCCCTTGCCGTGCGACGTGCACCTGTGGGTGGACGCGGACAGCCCGCAGCGGCCGGCGCTGCTGGCCCAGGCCGACGTCCTGGTGAGCCGCGTGCCCCTGGCGCCCGGCGCGGCCCGCCGAAGGGTGCTCGAACTGCTGGCCGCCCATCCCGGGTGCCTTGCCGTCGCCGTACCCGACACCGCCACAACGTGTGCCGTGGCGGTACGGCACGGTGGAGCGGGCCATGGGTCCTTCCTACGGCCGTCGCGGGGCAGCACGCCCGGCGCCTCGCTCCCGCCGCGCACGGTCGTCTCGGTCATGCACGCCTGGATGGTGGCCGGGAGATCACCGGGCGCGCTGCGCGGCCTCACGCCGATGCCGATGCCGGTGCCGTTCTCGTCGCACTGACCGGACGGGAGGAGGCCCGCGGCGGCGTCGGCCCGAACCGCGCTCACGGCTGCCGCAGCCGCTCGTCCAGGCGTTGCGCGTCCTCGGGGCTGAGGCGGCGGAGAAGGGCGCGGGCGGCCTCGTAATGCCGTACCGATTCCTCTCGGTCGCCCCGCGTCTCGGCGGCCTGACCGAGCCATTCCAGGCAGCGGGCCTCCCAGTGCTCGGACCGGGAGGCGCCCGTCCGGAAGCGGGCGAGCGCCTCCCTCAGCCGCCGCTCGCCGCCGTCGGGGTCCCCGTGGCGGTCGAGGACATGACCGAGAAGGGCCAGGACGCGCGTCGCCTCGTACGCCTCCCCCAGCGCGTCCAGTTCGGTGCCCGCCCGGCGCAACTGCTCGGCGGCCGTGGCCAGGTCACCGGCGGCCAGCGCGGTCTCGCCGAGGCGCCGCCGGGTCAGGGCCGCGCCGCGTCGGTATCCGATCGACTCCCTCAGCCGCAGGGCGTGCTCGAAGTGGCCGCGTGCCTCGTCGAGCCGGTGGGCCAGGAGTGCTACGTGCCCCAACCCGCTGACGGCCTGGGCCTGTTGACGTACGTCCCCGTCGGCCGTGGCCATCTCCAGCGCCTGCCGGTACCAGTCGGCCGCCTCCCGGTACCGTCCCGCGTTGCGCAGGCCGATCGCGCCGGAGGTGAGCATGCGGCCCTCCCCCTGCCGCGCACCGCTTCGCCGCGCCGCTTCGAGACCGAGCGCGTGCGCCTCGATCCACATCTGCGAGGGACGCAGCCGCAGGAAGAGGGGCCACATGAGGTCCGTCAGACGCCAGCAGGAGTCGTGCCAGCCGAGCCGGGCCGAGAGGCGCACGGCGCCCATCAGCACGTTGCGGTACGTGTCCAGCCAGGTCAGCGCCGCCTCCGGACCGTCGAGCGGTGTCGCGTCGGCCGCGCTCGCGGACAGGTCGTGCCCGGCGAGCCGGTGGCTGGGGGTGAGGATGCCTTCCGCCGAAGCCGCGGTGGCCAGACACCAGTCCACGAACCGCCGCAGGGTGCGCTCGCGTCGGCCGGGATGCGCCAGCCCCTCCTCCTCACCGAGCCGTCGGGCGTGCGGCTGGACGAGGTCGTGGAACCGGTAGGTGCCCGGCCCGGTCTCCTCCAGCAGATTCGCCTCCACGAGCGCGTTCACGGCGATGTCGGCGGCCTCCGCGCGGTCGACGACGACCGGTTCCTCGACGCCTGGTTCCTCGACGCCTGGTTCCTCGGCGCCTGGTCCCTCGGCGTCGTCCGCGAGGGAGGTCAGGAAGGAGAAGTCGTGGCGGTCGGCGGGCAGCAGTCCCATCCGGCGGTACAGCGCCCGGCTCCCGTCCGGGAGGACGCCGTACGCCATGTCGAGCGCCGTGCGCATCACGGCCTCCCCGTCCACACGCAGCGCCTCGACGGCACCCCGCCCCCGCGACAGGCTCTCGGCCAGGGCGGACACCGGGCGATGGGGCCGCAGGGCGAGTTGGGCGGAGGCCAGGGCCACGGCCAGCGGCAGGCGGCCGCACAGTCTGACCACCTCACGCGCGGCGGAGGGTTCCCGGGCGACGCGCGTTCCACCGCCGACGGCGAGGAGTTCGACGGCCGAGGCGGTGGGGAGCCCTTCCAGCCGGTGCACGGACGCGCCGTCGACACGCAGCCCGGTGAGGTTGTTCCTGCTGGTCACCATGGTGAGTCCGGTCGCAGTGCCGAGCAGGAGGGGGCGTACCTGGGCGGCTGTGAACGCGTTGTCCAGCAGGACGGCCAGCCGCAGCCCCGAGGTCGTGGAACGCCACAGCGCGCTCCGCTGCGCGGTCCCGTTCGGCACCGAGGAGGCGCCCAGCGCGACCAGGAAGGCTTCCAGGACGGTGGCCGGGGAGACGGGGGCGCCGTCCGCGAGGGTGCTCCTGCCTCCTAGGTCGGCGTAGAGCTGACCGTCGGGAAAGCTGTCGGCGTGTTCGTGGAGCCAGTGGGCGGCGAGGGTGGTCTTCCCGACGCCCGCGAGCCCGCTGACCACCAGAACCTGCGCCGCGTGCGCCGACCGCTCGGCCCACAGCACGTCGAGTGCGCGCCGATCGGCCTCCCGCCCGACGAACCGGGCGGTCACCGGCGGCAGTTGACGGGGGACGGGATGAGGGGGCGGCGGCGCCGGGGTGGCGTGGTGAAAGTGGACACCACCGTGAATGTCCCGGGCCTGCACGCTGGGCCCGTGGAACACGGGACTGCCGCTGATGAGGTTGGTGGTGGGGGCGGACCCGGGAGCGGGTCCGGGTGTCGTGGGGGGCGGCTCGGAGGGTGGGGGCTCGGGGGGTGGGGGCGCGGAGGGTGGGGGCGCGGAGGGTGGGGGCGCGGAGGCGAGCGGCACGGGGGCCGAATCAGGCGGCGGAGACGCGGAAGCGGACGGCACGGCGCCCGAATCGGAGGGCGGGGACGCGCAAGCGGACGGCACGACACCCGAATCCGGAGACGCAGACACAGGCAGCACCGACGGCAAGGCAGAGGGCGCAGCCGCAGGCGCAGAGGCGAGCGGCACGACACTCGAAGCAGGAGACGCAGACGCAGGCAGCCCCGGCGGCCAGGCGGAAGGCGCGGGCGCGGCGGCGGGTGACGCGGGCGCCGGCCCGGGCGACGCAAACGCGGAAACGCCCGGCACGACGCCCCGATCGGAAGACGGGAACCCGCAAGCGGACACGGACGGCACGACGACACCCGAACCGGGAGAGACCGACGCAGACACAGGCAGCCCCGACGGCCAGGCAGAAGGCGCGGGCGCGGCGGCGGGTGACGCGGGCGCCGGCCCGGGCGACCCCGGCGGGAAGGCGGAACACGCGCTGCCCCACCCCCGCGACGGGCCCCCGGACGCGGACGGCACGGAGGCAGGCCACGGCGGCGTCGGCACGGACGCGGATGCGGACGCCGTCGCGGATGGTCCGGAGACCGACGTGGGCTGCCACGGCGCGGACGCGGACGCCGCTGCGGACGGTCCGGACGCCGGCGTGGGCGGCCACGGCCCGGACACAGGTGGCCCGGCACCCGACCGGTGCGACGCCGTCGATGCCGACGACGCAGGCACCCCGGACGACGTGGTCGACCCTCCGAGCGCCGCGCCAAGGGCCGTGGCCGGCGTCGGCCCGGCGCCGGGCCCGGAGTGCAGCCACGCGCTCAACGCCTCCCGGGTCGCCGGATCGCGAGCCGTCAACTCCACCAACTGCGAGGCCAGTTGCTCGCAAACAGCCCTCTCGACCGGCAACCCCTGCCCCGCACCAGGGGTCCAGAGCCGCCCCACCGCCGGGTGCACACGGGCCGCGACCTCCATCACCCGGGCCAGTTCGCGCCAAGCGGGTGCCCCCGTGTCGGCGCCACACGCGACCAGGGCCGACAGCAACGCCTCCGACCCCTCCGAGGAGAAAGCACACACGTACGCGACTCCTTCCGGTCCCCCGAAGTCACTCCCCACTCGGAGAAGATGTGAACCCATACGGCTATTTATCGGTCAACTTTGAACACCACCCGCCCACTTGTGGGCACTCTTCCCAGGTTCATGACACTCTCGAATGCTCGGCAATCACAGGCCCTACCGGCGGGGAGGACGCTGGTGGAGTTCGAGATCAGGCTTTCGGGAGCGGTGGAGATCCGAACGGCGGGCCGCCGTAGCGATCTCGGATCGACCAAGACACGGCTGACGCTCGCCGGCCTCGCCTGGGACGCGGGCCGCACGGTGAGCGTGGACACCCTGATCCACCGCATCTGGGACGAGCATCCGCCCGCCAAGGCCCGGGAGGCGCTCCACGCCCACATCTCCCGAATCCGAGGCGCCCTGCGCATGGCCGGGGGCGACGCTCCCCCGATCGTCAGCCGTACGAACTCGTACGCCCTGGAGGTCGACCCGGAACGCGTGGACCTGCGCCGTTACACGAACTGTGTCGAGCGGGCCCGTTCCCTGCGGGACAACGGGGACGAGGAGGCCGGACTGCGCCTGCTGGACCGCGCGGAGGCACTGTGGCACGGCGAGCCGCTGGCCGGGATCACCGGCTCCTGGGCCGAGCATCTGCGGGCCGCCGTCGGCGAGACCAGCCTCGTCGCCGCGCTGACCAGAGCCGAAATCCTCCTGGACGCGGGGAAGTTCAGCGATGCCGTACCGGTGCTCATGCCACAGGCAGAGGCACACCCCGTGGACGAGGCGCTGGCCGAGCGACTCGCCGTCGCCCTGTACGGCAGCAACCGGACGGCCGAGGCCACCAGACTCCTCCAGCGAACCCGGCAGCGCGTCGTCCGCGACATCGGCCTCGACGCCGGCCGTGGACTGCACCGGGTCCACCAGGGAATCCTGGCGGGAACCCCCGCGGCGAGCCTCCTGCCCCGCCCCGGCGCCAAGGACAAGCACCTCGCGCGGCCGACGCGCCAGGTGCCGGACAACCTGCCTCGCGATGTCCCGTGGGCCGGACGGCGCGATGAACTGCGGCAGCTCACCGCCGCGCTGTGCGAGGGACGCGGAGCCTCGGACGTGGTCACCGTCGAGGCGATCCACGGCATGGGCGGGGTCGGAAAGTCGGCCCTGGCCGTCCACCTGGCGCATCGATTACGGGACCGCTTCCCCGACGG
This genomic window contains:
- the ettA gene encoding energy-dependent translational throttle protein EttA, with product MAEYIYTMRKTRKAIGDKVILDDVSLNFLPGAKIGVVGPNGAGKSTILKIMAGLEQPSNGDAFLSPGYTVGILLQEPPLNEEKTVLENVQEGVSEVKGKLDRFNEIAELMATDYSDALLDEMGKLQEELDHANAWDLDAQLEQAMDALGCPPGDWPVTNLSGGEKRRVALCKLLLEAPDLLLLDEPTNHLDAESVNWLEQHLAKYEGTIVAVTHDRYFLDNVAGWICEVDRGRLHGYEGNYSKYLETKQTRLKVEGAKDAKRAKRLKEELEWVRSNAKGRQAKSKARLARYEEMAAEADKMRKLDFEEIQIPPGPRLGSVVVEVSNLSKGFGDKVLIDDLSFTLPRNGIVGVIGPNGAGKTTLFKMIQGLEEPDSGTIKVGETVKISYVDQSRANIDPKKTLWAVVSDELDYINVGQVEMPSRAYVSAFGFKGPDQQKPAGVLSGGERNRLNLALTLKQGGNLLLLDEPTNDLDVETLGSLENALLEFPGAAVVVSHDRWFLDRVATHILAYEGDSKWFWFEGNFESYEKNKIERLGPDAARPHRATYKKLTRG
- a CDS encoding PIN domain-containing protein, whose amino-acid sequence is MIYLLDTSGLVRLLRDAQLQSAWYDAIDAGAIASCYVQRTEFLHSARTGREYDEIVEMFTDLYPDVSVPKNAGRWIGGVQHRMAQAGEHRSASAVDLVIAATAAHHGLAVLHDDADYRAIARHASNLTEHNVHDVS
- a CDS encoding tetratricopeptide repeat protein, which codes for MTARFVGREADRRALDVLWAERSAHAAQVLVVSGLAGVGKTTLAAHWLHEHADSFPDGQLYADLGGRSTLADGAPVSPATVLEAFLVALGASSVPNGTAQRSALWRSTTSGLRLAVLLDNAFTAAQVRPLLLGTATGLTMVTSRNNLTGLRVDGASVHRLEGLPTASAVELLAVGGGTRVAREPSAAREVVRLCGRLPLAVALASAQLALRPHRPVSALAESLSRGRGAVEALRVDGEAVMRTALDMAYGVLPDGSRALYRRMGLLPADRHDFSFLTSLADDAEGPGAEEPGVEEPGVEEPVVVDRAEAADIAVNALVEANLLEETGPGTYRFHDLVQPHARRLGEEEGLAHPGRRERTLRRFVDWCLATAASAEGILTPSHRLAGHDLSASAADATPLDGPEAALTWLDTYRNVLMGAVRLSARLGWHDSCWRLTDLMWPLFLRLRPSQMWIEAHALGLEAARRSGARQGEGRMLTSGAIGLRNAGRYREAADWYRQALEMATADGDVRQQAQAVSGLGHVALLAHRLDEARGHFEHALRLRESIGYRRGAALTRRRLGETALAAGDLATAAEQLRRAGTELDALGEAYEATRVLALLGHVLDRHGDPDGGERRLREALARFRTGASRSEHWEARCLEWLGQAAETRGDREESVRHYEAARALLRRLSPEDAQRLDERLRQP
- a CDS encoding type II toxin-antitoxin system VapB family antitoxin, with amino-acid sequence MSVTQIDIDDDALERAMALARVRTKKEAVNLALRFYAEQQERAARISRHFERAREWGAVEDAERLHQAEKNSR
- a CDS encoding thioesterase family protein gives rise to the protein MRHIYRCPLRWADMDAYGHVNNVVFLRYLEEARIDFLFRPEKDFQQGSVVARHEIDYKRQLVHRHAPVDIELWVTEIRAASFTIAYEVKDGDDVYVRASTVIVPFDFAAQRPRRITAEEREFLEEYRDDDEEEAVAA